The Trichosurus vulpecula isolate mTriVul1 chromosome 3, mTriVul1.pri, whole genome shotgun sequence genome includes a window with the following:
- the LOC118843229 gene encoding beta-1,3-galactosyl-O-glycosyl-glycoprotein beta-1,6-N-acetylglucosaminyltransferase 7-like encodes MNQLDATKSGFLVCIGICIFIFIFLYVRNTIPNEPKEEPTYPESTDCGFYPDEICSALFEGKGAAPQIGQLCQQNTHQPEINPCLGTPGSCNCSLIFQGLHFITKPLSAEEGNFSLAYIITIHKELAMFVKLLRAIYVPQNVYCIHIDEKSPQNYKTAVKNLVDCFENIFISSKRETVIYGGFSRLQADINCMKDLVSSTFQWKYVINLCGQDYPIKTNKEIIQYIKSKWNGKNMTPGVIQPAHMKYRTHQSYKEYVHQGNAYVYPTKKEKKDPPHNLTIYFGSAYYVLTRQFVEFALTDVRAKDLLEWSKDTYSPDEHYWVTLNRLRDAPGATPNAEWEGHIRAIKWKDMEGVVHNGCKGHYVRNICVYGLGDLQWIIESPHLFANKFELTTYPLVMECLERRYRLKVLHQAEVPSESHWHLQDTCYFNMKINI; translated from the exons ATGAACCAGCTGGATGCAACGAAGTCAGGATTTTTAGTGTGCATTGgtatttgcatttttatcttcatttttctttatgtgaGGAATACAATTCCAAATGAACCAAAAGAAGAACCAACCTACCCAGAATCAACAGACTGTGGCTTTTATCCAGATGAAATATGTTCAGCCCTTTTTGAAGGGAAAGGGGCTGCCCCTCAAATTGGACAACTCTGTCAGCAAAACACTCACCAACCTGAAATAAACCCTTGCCTAGGGACCCCAGGCAGCTGTAACTGCTCTCTGATCTTTCAGGGCCTACATTTCATAACAAAACCCCTGTCTGCAGAAGAAGGGAATTTCTCCTTGGCATATATCATAACCATTCATAAGGAGTTAGCTATGTTTGTGAAGCTTCTCAGAGCTATTTACGTCCCTCAGAATGTTTACTGCATACACATTGATGAAAAATCACCCCAGAATTACAAAACTGCAGTGAAAAACCTGGTTGACTGTTtcgaaaacatttttatttcatcaaagaGAGAGACTGTGATTTATGGTGGATTTTCAAGACTACAGGCAGATATTAATTGTATGAAAGACCTAGTGAGCTCCACATTTCAGTGGAAGTATGTAATAAACCTTTGTGGGCAGGATTATCCAATCAAGACaaacaaagaaatcatacaatATATCAAAAGCAAATGGAATGGTAAAAACATGACTCCAGGAGTAATTCAGCCTGCGCACATGAAATATAGGACACACCAAAGTTACAAAGAATATGTTCATCAAGGAAATGCTTATGTTTAtccaactaaaaaagaaaaaaaagatccccCACATAACTTAACAATATACTTtggaagtgcttactatgtactcaCTAGGCAGTTTGTTGAATTCGCACTGACAGATGTCAGGGCAAAAGACTTGCTTGAGTGGTCAAAAGATACATACAGTCCTGATGAACATTACTGGGTTACTCTGAATAGATTAAGAG atgctCCAGGTGCTACTCCAAATGCTGAGTGGGAAGGGCATATTCGGGCTATTAAATGGAAAGATATGGAAGGAGTTGTTCATAATGGCTGCAAAG GACATTATGTTCGAAATATCTGTGTATATGGATTGGGAGACTTGCAGTGGATTATTGAATCCCCTCACTTATTCGCCAACAAATTTGAGCTCACAACATATCCACTTGTGATGGAATGCTTAGAGAGAAGATATAGACTTAAAGTACTACATCAGGCAGAGGTCCCTTCAGAATCACACTGGCATTTGCAAGACACTTGCTattttaatatgaaaataaatatttga